The following nucleotide sequence is from Acidobacteriota bacterium.
AGCGTCTCCAAGAACTCCTGCTGAGAAACATGGTGGGAGCAGGAGCAGGTCACAAAAATGCCGCCTGGCTCTAGCATCTTCAGTGCGCGGAGATTGAGCTCCTTGTAACCGCGTAATGCTGTCGAAAGAGCTTTCTTGGTTTTCGCAAACGCCGGCGGATCGAGAACGATCGTCTGGAACCTGCGTCCCGTATCGGACCAATCGCGCAGTAGATCGAAGGCATTCGCCTCGAGCCACTCGATTTCCGGAGCTGCGAGTAAACTGGAATTCAATTCGAAGTTGCGCTCGCCGGCTTCCAGAGCTGCACGAGACGCGTCCACGCCGATGACTTGGTTGCACATGCGCGCCAGATGCAGCGCGAACCCTCCCTGGTAACAGAAGACGTCGAGCGCAGTTCCACGCGCATAGCGCTGCGCAGCAGCGTAATTCTCGCGTTGATCGAGGAATGCTCCCGTCTTCTGTCCCGCAGCCGCATCGTATTCAAAGCGCAGCGGAGATTCATCCTGATTCGTACTCATCTCGATGATCGTGCGCATCTTTTCGCCCCGGATCAGACCTCCCTCAGTCGCAGGTAACTCCTCAAGTTCGCGGATCCGCGCGTCCACGCGCTCCACAATGCCCGCAGGACGAATCTCTGTGTCTAGAGTCTCAAGAACCGCTTC
It contains:
- a CDS encoding SAM-dependent methyltransferase → MAPRSSALVNPAQLASNTVRVSWRAAVRLRAGHPWVYRSDLQGSPSLPRAGMVRVLEEGGRFLGCALSSSSSQIALRMVSDRECDQSELPSIVATRVKKAIEYRDTLRISEQSNAYRVVFSEADQLPGLIVDRYNDVLAFQVLTQAIDRKEVREAVLETLDTEIRPAGIVERVDARIRELEELPATEGGLIRGEKMRTIIEMSTNQDESPLRFEYDAAAGQKTGAFLDQRENYAAAQRYARGTALDVFCYQGGFALHLARMCNQVIGVDASRAALEAGERNFELNSSLLAAPEIEWLEANAFDLLRDWSDTGRRFQTIVLDPPAFAKTKKALSTALRGYKELNLRALKMLEPGGIFVTCSCSHHVSQQEFLETLADAARDARRRIRLLEVRGQSQDHPVVAGIPETAYLKCVIAFVE